The sequence below is a genomic window from Piliocolobus tephrosceles isolate RC106 chromosome 8, ASM277652v3, whole genome shotgun sequence.
AAGAATATATGGGGGAGCTGAGACATGAAGAGGCATTTCCTAGAAGGGAAAATCAGGCTTTAAAGTCAGGCAGATGGGTTTGCCTGGGAAACAATCAAGAGAGCTGAGTCTGAGGCAGGGAGCTGGTGGGGAGTGAGCCAAAGTGTGTCAGGTAAGGTAGAGAACCAAAACCAGATATCAGGTGGCAAGTCAAGAACAAGTAACGTAGACTACGTGGATGGGTCTGGGCAGGGCTAGGAAGACATACACTTGGCTCTATGTGCTTGGCTAGCTGAATGTTTTGCAGCTATATCTACAGGTGCTTTTATTATCAGGCACCTGGCAAGGaattttatcataaatagcttGGGTCCTAGGTTTTGGGACGGGAAGAAGCCTCTGCTCCTGGGAATAACTGTGATGTTACCATAATACATGGTGACTTGTCCCAGCAAATGGAGCAGGGGCATGGATGAGGAAAGCCACAGAAAAGtattgtggccaggtgcggtggctcatgcttgtaatcccagcactttgggaggccaaggcgggtggaagacctgaggtcaggagttcaagacaagcctggccaaaatggtgaaactccgtctctactaaaaatacaaaaaattagccaggcttggtggtaggcacctgtaatcccagctactcttgagggtgaggcaggagaatcacttgaacttgaacctgggaggcggaggttgcagtgagacgagatcccaccactgcactccagtctggtgacagagtgtgactccatctcaaaaaaaaaaaaaaagaaaagaaaaaaaaagtattgctaGGATTAGCATCCCTGATAGTTACCATTCCAATTATTGTCAACTTGATAGACCCCTCAGAAAAACAGAAGTTTGCAGGAATTTTGCAGCCACAAGATGATGTTTAAAATATTCCTAGAAGATGGTTTCCACTTCACACGTTGGATATTTATCTCATACATTAATCAATATTGGTCaagtatggtgactcatgcctgtaatcccaacattttgggaggtcaaggcaagtggatttcttgagcctaggagtttgagaccagcctgggcaacatggcgaaaccctgtctctacaaaaaaatacaaaaattaggccgggcatggtggtgcacatctatagtcctaactactgggaaggctgagctgggaggatcacttgcgaacaggagatcaaggctgcagtgaaccatgatgatgccactgcactccagcctgggcaacagagcgagctgTCCCAACTAATTAATTACTCAATTAATCAATATTAATTATGTtgtatattgttttaatttggcATAAATTATCTAGTTTGTCTCATAATGGCTATATGAGGTAGGCAGGGCTTATCCATATTTTAGGTGAGAGAAATAagcctcagagaggttaagtagttTGTTCACAGTAACACTGCAAACAGTAGCAGAAGCAAGAATTGAAGTAATGCACTGTTCTGTTAGCTACATGTTATGAATATTTCATTATTCTTCCACTTCATATTTAGAGACTATATTCTATGTGTTGGCTATCGCTATGGATCAAAgagtggaaaataataaaagcatgcACAGTCCTTGTCCTTGTGGAGCTTAGGAGCTTATAATCTGGGGGGAAGAGGGAAGATACCAGCAACCAGCACCCATTTACCCAAGTGATTATTTAATCACCCTTGTAGAGGTGATTCTTttcagaagaggagaaaagagaaagtcaggTAGATCTCATGTAGTGTAGGAGTTCTCTGACTTATCTTTTGAAAGAGAAGGCCAAGTAGATCTTATCTAGTATGAGAGTCAGAGAAAACTTTCCTAAAGAACTGATAATAGACTTAAGACCTGAAGGATTAGTAGATGGgtagggaggggagagaagaagtGTTGGTGCTAAGGCAAGAAAGAGCTTGAGGCACTCAGTGAAAGTAAGGTGTTATGGAGTGTGGTTGCTGTAAGCAGGGATTAgatgatgtattttaaaatgtacagataACAGTTCTATAACATATTTACAttgtaatataaatttataaaagggAACTAATCTTTATATGTTGGGGAGGAAGTTACCTTTCTCCTGTTAATTCCATTAATTTCAAGACTATAAGAATTTATTGCACtattgaaacattaaaaattgcATTAGCTTCTGCATCTTCATAGGATGGAATTTCAGGAATAATCCAAGAAATCAACTAAAGTAAAATACCGAAGTTATTTTCTTGAAGACAGTGGAGCACAGTTGAGGCAATTAGTGAAGAGGTCGTGACTCCCAAGGAGAGAAAAGCTCAAAGCAATTTCGTTCACCACAGTAGCTTTTTCAGAGCTGAGAATTCAAATTCTTCACCAATGCATGAAGACATTTTGATGAATTCTGGGACTTTGGGGAGATGGGAGACTAAAATCCTAAGCCttaaaacatctgaaaaatatagcaaaaatgtCAGCAGTTTTGTAAGACCAGGATTTGAAGTCAGGCCAGATTCATCAGAAAAAGAGGTCAGAGATAAGACTGTTGACTGTAGTTGAAATTACAAAGGGGGCTAAGGAGACCCAGAAGTACACTAAGCCTTACTAGAACTGCAAACAAGGCTTGACTCAAAATAATGTTAGTATAGTGGTAGAAAGGATGACCCCtctcaagaaaaagaacattacttGGAACCACtaccttttttaagaaaaatatacacaacTTATTAGTAAATTACTAGATATATCAAAGGATAAGATTACATAAAGAAAAACCAAGAGGAAAAAACAGATAATAGAAATATATCTACAAATGTTCTTGACGAGCCTTTTGAAATAACTATGGTTAAagtatttaagaaattaaaggaaaaggtgaagaaaatgaaatagatgagaaaatttcACAAAGTAGAATGTATAAGACTGACGCAGTATAGAACTGAAAGTATTTCATATCTGATATGAAGAACTCTAGTTGATTTAACAGCAGAATAGAAACAACCAAAGATAAAAGCACTAAACAAGAATATATCCAGACcgggcataatggctcatgcctataatctcagcactttgggaggctgaggcgggtggatcacttgaggtcaggagttcgagaccaacctgaccaacatggtgaaaaccgtctctactgaaaatacaaacattagccgggcatggtgatggagacctataatcccagttactcgggaggctgagacaggataactgcttgaacgtgggaggaggaggttgcagtgagccgagatcgtgccactgcactccagcctgggtgacagagcaaggctctttaaaaaaaaaaaaagggatatatccaaatggagaaagggaagaagagatggatgaaatgtatgtaaaattcagaaaaaaagtagagaCAGAGGGAAGCAGTTAAAATGTCTAACATAACTATAATTGAACTTTAAGAGGAGATAACAAATTGGGACAAAGCAGTATTTAGAGCGATAAAACTGATTATTTTCCAAAAGTGACAAAGACATTAACCTATAAATTTAAGAACCCCAAACAGTataaacagaagaagaagaagaagaagaagaagaagaagaagaagaagaagaagNNNNNNNNNNagaagaagaagaagaagaagaagaagaagaagaagaagaagaagaagaagaagaagacgacgACACAGGCAAAAGTGCAAAAAactctttcttaaaaagaaagaaggaaagaaaaagacatgcaACCTTAGTAGAAACAATGGCACTATTGACAACTGAAGTCTCAATGATGACAGGCAGGAGACAGTGTAATAACATCTTTAAGTACTGAAAGGAAATGCCAACGTTGGCTTTTATGCCTTGCAAAtatatcctaaaaataaaaatgaaatgaaaacattttcagacacacacatacaaaagctgagagaatttatCCCTAAGAAATCTGtactgaaagaaatttaaaatggagTTCTTCAGCAGAAGGAAAGTTATATCCAATGGAAACACAGAAATTCAAGAAGTCATAAAAATCAATGATTAAGAAAACTAAATGGACAAAAATAAATGACTAGGGATTGAATGTTAATGATACAATACAATAATATTGTGTGGGGTTTAATTAgacacatagaaataaaaagtatgaaaactataagagagaagaagggagtgtataaatggaattaaaatgcTCTGAATTTATAGCATTTTAAGGAAGAGTCAAAATTTCTATTtacaaaacacacattttaaatgtagTAATCATAAAGATCgcaagaaaaagggaaaacatatGAAGTacacataataaacaaaaaagcttGAGTGTGTCAAAAGTTGATCTCAAAGAAGAATCGTTATTTGAAACAAAGAGGACATTTCATAATGAATATATCACTTTTATTATAATTCCTGTATTTATAATGTCTTTCTTAAAACCCATGTAGCTGGATCCTGTTTCTTTAATTCAGTGTAAcaacctttattttttaattggactgtttaatctatttacatttaatgtaaaatatgatTGAAATTATGTGTAATATATCATATTAGTATTTGAAATCCAGGATTCTGTTATAGCAGTCCCAGAGAAACCAGATAAACCTACCACTGTCTTGTCAAATGGTCTAATCCAAGGTTATCCAACTTGCGGCCCATGGGCCACATGCAGTCCGGGACAGCTTTGAACgtagcccaacacaaatttgtaaactgtcttagaacattatgagattttttttaaactttttttttttttttttttagctcattagTTGTTGGTGGTGCATTTTTTATATGGCCCAacaaaattcttcttcttccccaatgtggcccaaggaagccaaaagattagaaacCTCTAGTCTAATCTCTCTGCACATTTGACATCCCTCATTTACTTCACTTTTGCCTCCAAGTTTTGCAATAGTGCAACAGACTAGCAGAAACTAAGGCACATACAAGCACTATAGATGCAAAAAGTCTGTACAGAAAAGCAGTCCAGAAAAGGTTCAGGTGGATATTGAGTGAACTAACATATGGGATTGACTATAAGCCAAGTAAAGGGAATGGGAAAGTAAGatatcaaaaaaagagagaaaaacacctTTCAAGATATATTGGCATACAGCCATGTGAGTAGAACCAAATTTCCGTGGCCTCCTTTCCTTCTTGTATTACAATTTAGAAACTTGGACTTAGGAGAGTCACAGTGCTTCTCTGTAATGTATAATAAAGTtttggggagtgtgtgtgtgctttgGACACCTTGATCAAATGACTTATCCTGCTAGggctcagttttgtcatctaaAATTCAGTATAATAATACATTACACGATTCATAGAACTGTTGTAAGGGTTAAATTAAATAAGACAAAGTACAGGCAAGGATGTAGTGTAGTCCTGAAACATGGAAGATATTTAACATGTGTTTCTGTTATCTGGCAACGATTATGGCAGTTTATAATAAGAAAGAGGACTTGGGACGAGTGATGTGCTACTTACTTTACTTTCTTCAATTAGGACTCAATCCTACTAGGCCAATAGCCAAAGGAAATGGTGAGCAGAACTTATGGTGGCACATTCATTCTTGACTCACATGTGAACACAATATAATTTCATGTCTCCTTGATAAAACTACTTTTCTACAGgggaaaataaaaggcaaatagaGAGATTTCAGTCTACGGATGAAATACACAGTGTAACATGAGACAGCTATTGCAGAGCCAACAAAAAATAATGTTCAGTTAAGTGAGTCACAGTTCCTTGAAATTGTATTCCATGCCCACAAATGCAGAAGGCTCCCTGAAGTTGggttattattatcttttttttttttaagtttcattgaGGTATATGttatatgcaataaaaataatcaattttaagtatacaattcaatgagcTTTGATGAATAACTACAATGGTAACCAACATGATATAAAACAGAAACTAATCCTTTCCCCGACAACCTGGACCTTGGGCTAACTGATTTGCTTTTTGTCacattagttttgctttttctagaaaAAGATACCATACAATATATAATCTTGGTGGCCGGCACCTTTTATTTAGTAATGTTTCTCAACTTTTTGTGTTTGTTATGGTCCCTCTAATGAGTATTTTTCCCTAATTGTCTCTCTCCACTTAATGAAATTTTGCTACCACAGATATATCTATATGTCTATGTACTGTGTATACACCTGTGCTTTATAcagagtaagatttttttttcacacctCAAAATGTTTTGCCCTTTACAAGGTGCTGTCACCCCATTGAGAATACATGATTTAGTGTAATGTTTTGAGATTCATCAGTATTGTGTGTATCAGAAGTTGGTTAGTTTTATTGCTGggtaatattccattatacaaagagacattcaataaatgaataagaataaTTGCATATGTGTTACAAAGGTCAGGGAGTGAGTGCTCTTTCTCACTAAGATTTGAGTTCTTTCTCAAATCTTAGTCTCCCTGGTATCAGTAGACATACCTCTAATAATACAATTGTTCAAGTCAAAAATCTGAGAGTATCAAGACACTTCATTTTGCCTCATTTCCCCAGATCAAATCCATTAAAGCCTGCCAATTTCATCTCTTGATTATTTCTTGAATCTTGTCTCAAGGGATCAGATTTTGCCACTGTAACCCAGAACATTCCAGACATGTAAGGCTATCAATCTTTATCTTAAAAGAGATGGGAAGCCATTGAAGGGGTTTAGATAGGAAACTGACATGACTTTCTCATGAAATTAAAAGATTACTAAATCTTTTATAGCAAGCAATGAATAAGAATATGGAGAATGAATTAGAAAGGACTGAGAGTATTTGTGGAGCGGATCTTTCAGGAGTCCAGGGGATAAATGACAATGGTTCTGTCATGAATTTTCAAGGCATTTGAGAGTAGATGAGAGATTGGGAGACACGCTATATTTTCAGTGGGGCCCATGGGAAGGCTTAGCAAGGCCTCACTGCCGGATGATAACATAATTATAACGAGAAATTCAGGTAAACCTTCCTATTGCTTGCTGCTGCCTTGACTCAGATGATATTTTTGGTCAAATTAATCAGTATTCTAAATGAATTAAGTATGAATATTCTTGGGTTATTTGCTAATAAGTAAGAAAGAATTAGAGAATTACAATCATgcccataagaaaagaaaattgtatactTCATGAATCCATCGATCTTTCTATCATTCTTACAACTTTTTAAAGGGTTACTGTAGTACTAGTATCCAAGTATCTGCTCCAGATGGTCTGCAATCCTCCTGAAGTTTTATGTAAATTGTCTTATCTACATACACATCTCTGGGGGGCAACTTGaagattaaaattcaatttttattccTATTAAAGAGTAAGAATCAATGGCTTACTGTGCTTTAGGTTTAGGGTATGCAAACATTCATAGGACATAATCTTCATTCTTAAAGCATGTAAAGTTTATATCATGTAAGCAGATAAATGACAAAGTCACATTGTCAGTGCTAGAAAAGAGATAGGAACAAAGTTCTGAAATTACTCTGGTGCTTTGTCTCCTCCAGGTGACTTCCCAAGTATGCCTGGCCACAATACCTCCAGGAATTCCTCTTGCGATCCTATAGTGACATCCCACTTAATCAGCCTCTACTTCATAGTGCTCATTGGAGGGCTGGTGGGTGTCATTTCCATTCTGTTCCTGCTGGTGAAAATGAACACCCGGTCAGTGACCACCATGGCGGTCATTAACTTGGTGGTGGTCCACAGCATTTTTCTGCTGACAGTGCCATTTCGCTTGACCTACCTCATCAAGGAGACTTGGATATTTGGGTTGCCCTTCTGCAGATTCGTGAGTGCCATGCTGCACATCCACATGTATCTCACGTTCCTGTTCTATGTGGTGATCCTGGTCACCAGGTACCTAATCTTCTTCAAGCGCAAAGACAAAGTGGAATTCTACAGAAAACTGCATGCTGTGGCTGCCAGTGCTGGCCTATGGATGCTGGTGATTGTCATTGTGGTACCCCTGGTTGTCTCCCGGTATGGAATTCATGAGGAATACAATGAGAAGCACTGTTTTAACTTTCACAAAGAGCTTGCTTACACGTCTGTGAAAGTCATCAACTATATGATAGTCATTTTTGTCATAGCCATTGCTGTGATTCTCTTGGTCTTCCAGGTCTTCATCATTATGTTGATGGTGCAGAAGCTACGCCACTCCTTACTATCCCACCAGGAGTTCTGGGCTCAGCTGAAAAACCTACTTTTTATAGGGGTCATCCTTGTTTGTTTCCTTCCCTACCAGTTCTTTAGGATCTATTACCTGAATGTTGTGACGCACTCCAATACCTGTAACAGCAAGATTGCATTTTATAACGAAATCTTCTTGAGTGTAACAGCGATTAGCTGCTACGATTTGCTTCTCTTTGTATTTGGGGGAAGTCATTGGTTTAAGCAAAAGATAATTGACTTATGGAATTGTGTTTTGTGCCGTTAGCCACAAACTACAGTATTCATATTTGCTTCCTTTATATTGGGAATAAAAATCGGTATGGGGAGGTAAGAATGGTATTTCACTACTTAATCAAAACCATGCCTTGATCTACACAAAACGAAAGAACTATAAAACGTCAGAGCCTTCATTGTAGTCCTTATGGGATCCCTGCCATCTCTGAGTGATGCCCATACAAAGACCAGTGATGTTGATTCCACCTGGAGTTgcaatattacattattttccaaTACAGAATGTCTGCGTGGCCCATTAAAGCAACATAGGTCTTAAGAATTTTAGAGTTTCATTAGCTCATTCTAATTTCCTCTGTTTGAAGCATGATCTTTTCTTAGGTTTTGGACTGAACTCAGCCCTTTAGTTCTTTTCATCCCACTTCATCTTAGGTAAGTAAATCCTGGCCACCACCCAGCTCCAAAGACACAAACTCTCCTTGGCTAACCAGGTTAGATGTCCCATTCATCTCACACCCTGATGAAAACTGATAAGGGGA
It includes:
- the GPR141 gene encoding probable G-protein coupled receptor 141, whose amino-acid sequence is MPGHNTSRNSSCDPIVTSHLISLYFIVLIGGLVGVISILFLLVKMNTRSVTTMAVINLVVVHSIFLLTVPFRLTYLIKETWIFGLPFCRFVSAMLHIHMYLTFLFYVVILVTRYLIFFKRKDKVEFYRKLHAVAASAGLWMLVIVIVVPLVVSRYGIHEEYNEKHCFNFHKELAYTSVKVINYMIVIFVIAIAVILLVFQVFIIMLMVQKLRHSLLSHQEFWAQLKNLLFIGVILVCFLPYQFFRIYYLNVVTHSNTCNSKIAFYNEIFLSVTAISCYDLLLFVFGGSHWFKQKIIDLWNCVLCR